One stretch of Aeromicrobium fastidiosum DNA includes these proteins:
- a CDS encoding glycerol-3-phosphate dehydrogenase/oxidase, with protein MRPVALSPDNRQAALDAMASTPLDILVIGGGVVGGGAALDAATRGLTVGLVEARDFASGTSSRSSKLMHGGLRYLEMLDFRLVAEALKERGLSLQKLAPHLVREVGFIYPLTHRVWERFYAGSGVALYDAMSKASGYGQDVPLHRHLTRRGARKIMPALKKDALIGALHYYDGQVDDARHTMFLSRTAAAYGAHVASRTRVVDLLRDGDRVVGARVKDLESGVEFDIRAKQVVNASGVWTDETQSFAGERGQFHVRASKGVHLVVPRDRIRGTSGLILRTEKSVLFVIPWGRHWIIGTTDTDWSLSKDHPAASRSDIDYLLDHVNAVLVEPLTHADVEGVYAGLRPLLAGEDEATSKLSREHAVGTSVKGLVVIAGGKYTTYRIMAKDAVDAAVHGMSAVSDRVVPPSVTENVPLLGADGYDALWNQRHLIARTSGLGVGRVEHLLHRYGSLISEVLDLVEERPDLAAPLTGADDYLRAEIVYAASHEGARHLDDAIARRTRISIETFDRGVDVAAEVADLMGGVLGWTSEQRDNEVDHYLKRVEAELESQTMPDDETADAARMGAEDVVPVSTRTEGGLA; from the coding sequence ATGCGTCCCGTCGCCCTGTCGCCCGACAACCGCCAAGCAGCGCTCGACGCCATGGCGTCCACACCGCTCGACATCCTGGTCATCGGCGGCGGGGTCGTCGGCGGTGGTGCCGCCCTCGACGCCGCGACGCGCGGCCTGACCGTCGGACTGGTCGAGGCCCGCGACTTCGCCTCCGGCACGTCGAGCCGCTCCAGCAAGCTGATGCACGGCGGTCTGCGGTACCTCGAGATGCTCGACTTCCGACTCGTCGCCGAGGCATTGAAGGAGCGTGGGCTGAGCCTGCAGAAGCTCGCGCCGCACCTCGTCCGCGAGGTCGGGTTCATCTACCCCCTGACCCACCGCGTGTGGGAGCGCTTCTACGCGGGGTCCGGCGTCGCCCTGTACGACGCGATGAGCAAGGCGTCCGGCTACGGGCAGGACGTCCCGCTGCACCGCCACCTCACGCGCCGGGGCGCACGCAAGATCATGCCCGCGCTCAAGAAGGACGCCCTGATCGGCGCGTTGCACTACTACGACGGCCAGGTCGACGACGCCCGGCACACGATGTTCCTGTCGCGCACCGCCGCCGCCTACGGTGCCCACGTCGCGAGCCGCACGCGGGTCGTCGACCTGCTGCGCGACGGTGACCGCGTCGTCGGCGCACGGGTCAAGGACCTCGAGTCCGGCGTCGAGTTCGACATCCGCGCCAAGCAGGTCGTCAACGCCAGCGGTGTCTGGACCGACGAGACGCAGTCGTTCGCGGGGGAGCGCGGCCAGTTCCACGTCCGTGCCAGCAAGGGCGTGCACCTCGTCGTCCCGCGCGACCGCATCCGCGGCACCTCGGGGCTGATCCTGCGCACGGAGAAGTCGGTGCTGTTCGTCATCCCCTGGGGACGGCACTGGATCATCGGCACGACCGACACCGACTGGTCGTTGTCGAAGGACCACCCGGCGGCGAGCCGCAGCGACATCGACTACCTGCTCGACCACGTCAACGCCGTGCTGGTCGAGCCCCTGACCCATGCGGACGTCGAGGGCGTCTACGCAGGTCTGCGCCCACTCCTCGCGGGCGAGGACGAGGCCACCAGCAAGCTGTCGCGCGAGCACGCGGTCGGCACCAGCGTCAAGGGCCTGGTCGTCATCGCGGGCGGCAAGTACACGACCTACCGCATCATGGCCAAGGACGCCGTCGACGCCGCGGTGCACGGCATGTCCGCCGTGTCGGACCGGGTCGTGCCGCCCTCGGTCACCGAGAATGTCCCGTTGCTGGGCGCCGACGGCTACGACGCGCTGTGGAACCAGCGCCACCTCATCGCCCGCACGAGCGGTCTCGGGGTCGGCCGCGTCGAGCACCTGCTGCACCGCTACGGCTCGCTGATCTCGGAGGTCCTCGACCTCGTCGAGGAGCGGCCCGACCTGGCGGCACCGCTCACGGGTGCCGACGACTACCTGCGCGCCGAGATCGTCTACGCCGCCTCGCACGAGGGTGCCCGGCACCTCGACGACGCGATCGCGCGGCGCACCCGCATCTCGATCGAGACGTTCGACCGCGGCGTCGACGTCGCGGCCGAGGTCGCCGACCTGATGGGCGGCGTGCTGGGCTGGACCTCCGAGCAGCGCGACAACGAGGTCGACCACTACCTGAAGCGGGTCGAGGCCGAGCTCGAGAGCCAGACGATGCCCGACGACGAGACCGCCGACGCAGCACGCATGGGTGCTGAGGACGTCGTGCCGGTGTCGACCCGCACGGAGGGAGGCCTCGCATGA